The following are encoded together in the Labrus mixtus chromosome 2, fLabMix1.1, whole genome shotgun sequence genome:
- the LOC132981031 gene encoding testis-expressed protein 2-like isoform X2, whose protein sequence is MTSKRHSHAESAHSTEKRPSTASPKLHVQRSLSKENITIHFSALGKEEEEEEEELYITSVSATSAIQNDSNIVTALEASEEMFEGVTPDSRLSLVSRKHTDSSPTDTPSLGVAEKKGSTSSSSPSKSSSFPSSDKPFLSLVKSLSSDMETREGIPSVAAPTVRHRHLMKNFVKSLSSDTSQDTSSSSSTSTSMPYRLPESRLNLQLFKQFTQSRSGGTSSASDSKTAPSSPLTSPDNRSFFKVSEVEARIEDTKRRLSEAISEPLQMLSKIIDERSSSLSSSSLYRPKALSASATELSNISSVNGQPESNNNYCIKEEEGGDWEAESPNSHAPAELPDPPSADTECPNKSSSLSMSLDKCSMSALAKQEDEDFCILYNKDFDICTETDGEGDRTLDSGTGSPTKVPLSGSTEPCSEDESQSIEPAPSVPHYTLIILTLMVYGCFVLPLPTYVGGVLLGIALGFLLAIGVVWLTGPKPSDRSFRHSRFHGKFWNLNKLDIKEPEIYKGWMNEISNYDPETYHATLTQSVFVRLEGSIIRLSKPNHNIARRATHNEPKPDVTYISQKIYDLTNSKVYVVPQSLARKRVWNKKYPICIELSKQDDFMSKAEGDRWEPSESPNMRDRGEGAGGAQDRRSSSSRDLTLYLFGRTGREKEEWFQRFLSASKLKADLKKATSVAVCKSAPTVLNSHSRSSSRGSLDELASQPKSKDSSASSSTAGIAKAKPLLDYSVYMASMLPNQAAVSPAATSPDPQSPQSSPGSDKKLQSTTSAPVQPSVEEEDDNVAWVNAALGRVFWDFLSEPHWAELVSNKIQMKLSKIRLPYFMNELTLTELDMGSATPRILRASKPSIDYRGLWFDLELSYSGSFLMTLETKMNLIRLGKEGESVRLGEFGKDGPRTYCLADSDEESSSAGSSDEEDMSELSNDSAGAEGFVGGHKPSKIMRFVDKITKSKYFQKATETEFIKKKMEEVSNTPLLLTVELQELQGTLAVNIPPPPTDRIWYGFRTPPHLELKARPKLGERKVTLAHVTDWIEKKLDQEFQKIFVMPNMDDIWLTIMHSAMDSRTAGGPLVVPAVDPEPPQPEKDSPSQP, encoded by the exons ATGACCAGCAAGCGTCATAGCCATGCAGAGAGCGCTCACTCCACAGAAAAGAGGCCATCCACTGCATCCCCCAAGCTCCATGTCCAGCGATCGCTGTCGAAGGAGAACATCACTATCCACTTCTCAGCTCTtgggaaggaggaagaagaggaggaagaagagttgTACATTACCTCCGTCTCAGCTACCTCAGCCATTCAGAATGACTCAAACATTGTGACAGCTTTAGAAGCAAGCGAGGAGATGTTTGAAGGGGTAACACCGGACTCCAGACTTTCTCTAGTTTCTAGAAAACACACGGACAGTTCACCCACAGACACGCCATCATTGGGTGTTGCTGAGAAAAAAGGCtcaacttcttcctcttctccttctaaATCTTCAAGCTTTCCCTCCAGTGACAAACCGTTTCTCAGTTTGGTGAAGTCTCTCTCCTCTGACATGGAGACTCGTGAGGGGATCCCCTCTGTCGCTGCTCCCACGGTTAGGCATAGGCACCTAATGAAGAACTTTGTCAAATCTTTATCTTCAGATACATCCCAGgacacatcctcctcctcctccacctccacctccatgcCCTACCGTCTTCCAGAATCCCGCCTCAACCTGCAACTTTTCAAGCAATTCACACAGTCGCGGTCCGGTGGCACGTCATCAGCAAGTGATTCAAAAACAGCCCCTTCCTCTCCGTTGACCTCACCAGATAACCGCAGCTTTTTCAAGGTCTCAGAAGTGGAGGCCAGGATTGAAGACACCAAGCGCCGTCTCTCTGAGGCCATCTCCGAACCACTCCAAATGCTGAGTAAGATCATTGATGAGAGGAGCAGCAGTCTGTCTAGTAGCAGCCTATACCGGCCCAAGGCCCTTTCCGCCAGTGCCACAGAGCTCTCCAACATAAGTTCTGTCAATGGTCAACCGGAGAGCAACAACAATTACTGCATcaaggaggaagaaggaggtgACTGGGAGGCAGAGAGCCCCAACAGCCATGCTCCAGCTGAACTGCCTGATCCTCCCAGTGCTGACACCGAGTGTCCCAACAAATCCTCTTCACTGTCCATGTCATTGGACAAATGCTCCATGTCTGCTCTTGCCAAACAAGAGGATGAGGACTTTTGCATTCTTTACAACAAAGACTTTGACATTTGCACAGAGACAGATGGTGAGGGTGATAGAACTCTTGATTCTGGAACCGGGAGCCCAACTAAAGTGCCACTAAGTGGAAGTACTGAACCATGCAGTGAAGATGAATCACAAAGCATTGAGCCGGCACCGAGTGTTCCACACTACACTCTCATCATCCTTACTCTTATGGTCTATGGGTGTTTTGTGTTACCGCTTCCCACTTACGTCGGAGGAGTTCTGCTTGGGATCGCTCTGGGGTTCCTTTTAGCCATTGGTGTGGTCTGGTTGACAGGACCAAAACCTTCCGACAGAAGCTTTAGACATTCCAGATTTCATGGGAAGTTCTGGAATCTGAACAAGTTGGACATTAAGGAACCAGAAATCTATAAG GGCTGGATGAATGAAATCTCGAACTACGACCCCGAGACATACCATGCCACGCTgacacagtctgtgtttgtccGGTTGGAGGGCTCCATCATTCGTCTTTCCAAACCCAATCACAACATCGCACGCCGTGCAACACACAATGAACCAAAACCTGATGTCACCTATATCAGCCAGAAGATCTATGACCTCACAAACAGCAAA GTATACGTAGTGCCTCAGAGTCTGGCCAGGAAGCGTGTATGGAACAAAAAATACCCCATCTGCATAGAACTCAGCAAACAGGATGACTTCATGTCTAAGGCCGAGGGTGACAGGTGGGAGCCCAGTGAGAGCCCCAACAtgagggacagaggagagggCGCAGGAGGAGCACAGGATCGAAGGTCTTCATCCAGCAGAGACCTGACCCTCTACCTATTTGGAAGGActgggagggagaaggaggagtggTTCCAGCGCTTTCTATCAGCGTCCAAGCTCAAGGCCGATTTGAAGAAAGCCACAAGCGTCGCAGTGTGCAAGAGCG CGCCCACGGTTCTGAACTCTCACAGTCGCAGCAGCAGCCGAGGCAGTTTGGATGAACTGGCATCTCAGCCAAAGTCAAAGGACTCCTCAGCCTCCTCATCCACAGCAGGCATTGCCAAAGCGAAGCCACTACTGGACTACAGTGTATATATGGCCTCCATGCTGCCAAACCAGGCAGCAGTGAGCCCTGCTGCTACCAGCCCTGATCCTCAGAGTCCTCAGAGCAGCCCGGGGTCTGATAAGAAG CTTCAGAGCACCACTTCAGCTCCTGTGCAGCCcagtgtggaggaggaggatgataaTGTTGCCTGGGTGAATGCGGCTCTCGGCCGGGTCTTCTGGGACTTCCTGAGCGAGCCCCACTGGGCTGAACTGGTCTCCAACAAGATTCAGATGAAACTCAGCAAGATACGG ttaCCATATTTCATGAATGAGCTAACCCTGACAGAACTGGACATGGGCTCAGCCACTCCCAGAATTCTCCGGGCGTCCAAACCCTCCATTGACTACCGAG GTCTGTGGTTTGACCTGGAGCTCTCCTACAGCGGCTCCTTCCTGATGACCCTGGAAACCAAGATGAACCTCATCCGCCTGGgcaaggagggagagagtgtcCGCTTAGGAGAATTTGGCAAAGATGG GCCGAGGACTTACTGCCTAGCTGATAGTGATGAAGAGTCCTCCAGTGCTGGATCCTCAGATGAGGAAGACATGTCAGAGCTCTCAAATGACTCTGCAGGAGCAGAGGG ATTTGTTGGAGGTCACAAACCCAGTAAAATCATGCGGTTCGTGGACAAGATCACCAAGTCCAAATACTTCCAGAAGGCCACAGAAACAGAGTTCATCAAGAAGAAAATGGAGGAAGTGTCTAACACACCTCTTCTTCTCACTGTGGAGCTGCAGGAACTCCAGGGAACACTAGCTGTCAACATCCCTCCTCCACCCACTGACAGGATTTg
- the LOC132981031 gene encoding testis-expressed protein 2-like isoform X1 produces the protein MTSKRHSHAESAHSTEKRPSTASPKLHVQRSLSKENITIHFSALGKEEEEEEEELYITSVSATSAIQNDSNIVTALEASEEMFEGVTPDSRLSLVSRKHTDSSPTDTPSLGVAEKKGSTSSSSPSKSSSFPSSDKPFLSLVKSLSSDMETREGIPSVAAPTVRHRHLMKNFVKSLSSDTSQDTSSSSSTSTSMPYRLPESRLNLQLFKQFTQSRSGGTSSASDSKTAPSSPLTSPDNRSFFKVSEVEARIEDTKRRLSEAISEPLQMLSKIIDERSSSLSSSSLYRPKALSASATELSNISSVNGQPESNNNYCIKEEEGGDWEAESPNSHAPAELPDPPSADTECPNKSSSLSMSLDKCSMSALAKQEDEDFCILYNKDFDICTETDGEGDRTLDSGTGSPTKVPLSGSTEPCSEDESQSIEPAPSVPHYTLIILTLMVYGCFVLPLPTYVGGVLLGIALGFLLAIGVVWLTGPKPSDRSFRHSRFHGKFWNLNKLDIKEPEIYKGWMNEISNYDPETYHATLTQSVFVRLEGSIIRLSKPNHNIARRATHNEPKPDVTYISQKIYDLTNSKVYVVPQSLARKRVWNKKYPICIELSKQDDFMSKAEGDRWEPSESPNMRDRGEGAGGAQDRRSSSSRDLTLYLFGRTGREKEEWFQRFLSASKLKADLKKATSVAVCKSAPTVLNSHSRSSSRGSLDELASQPKSKDSSASSSTAGIAKAKPLLDYSVYMASMLPNQAAVSPAATSPDPQSPQSSPGSDKKLQSTTSAPVQPSVEEEDDNVAWVNAALGRVFWDFLSEPHWAELVSNKIQMKLSKIRLPYFMNELTLTELDMGSATPRILRASKPSIDYRGLWFDLELSYSGSFLMTLETKMNLIRLGKEGESVRLGEFGKDGYRPRTYCLADSDEESSSAGSSDEEDMSELSNDSAGAEGFVGGHKPSKIMRFVDKITKSKYFQKATETEFIKKKMEEVSNTPLLLTVELQELQGTLAVNIPPPPTDRIWYGFRTPPHLELKARPKLGERKVTLAHVTDWIEKKLDQEFQKIFVMPNMDDIWLTIMHSAMDSRTAGGPLVVPAVDPEPPQPEKDSPSQP, from the exons ATGACCAGCAAGCGTCATAGCCATGCAGAGAGCGCTCACTCCACAGAAAAGAGGCCATCCACTGCATCCCCCAAGCTCCATGTCCAGCGATCGCTGTCGAAGGAGAACATCACTATCCACTTCTCAGCTCTtgggaaggaggaagaagaggaggaagaagagttgTACATTACCTCCGTCTCAGCTACCTCAGCCATTCAGAATGACTCAAACATTGTGACAGCTTTAGAAGCAAGCGAGGAGATGTTTGAAGGGGTAACACCGGACTCCAGACTTTCTCTAGTTTCTAGAAAACACACGGACAGTTCACCCACAGACACGCCATCATTGGGTGTTGCTGAGAAAAAAGGCtcaacttcttcctcttctccttctaaATCTTCAAGCTTTCCCTCCAGTGACAAACCGTTTCTCAGTTTGGTGAAGTCTCTCTCCTCTGACATGGAGACTCGTGAGGGGATCCCCTCTGTCGCTGCTCCCACGGTTAGGCATAGGCACCTAATGAAGAACTTTGTCAAATCTTTATCTTCAGATACATCCCAGgacacatcctcctcctcctccacctccacctccatgcCCTACCGTCTTCCAGAATCCCGCCTCAACCTGCAACTTTTCAAGCAATTCACACAGTCGCGGTCCGGTGGCACGTCATCAGCAAGTGATTCAAAAACAGCCCCTTCCTCTCCGTTGACCTCACCAGATAACCGCAGCTTTTTCAAGGTCTCAGAAGTGGAGGCCAGGATTGAAGACACCAAGCGCCGTCTCTCTGAGGCCATCTCCGAACCACTCCAAATGCTGAGTAAGATCATTGATGAGAGGAGCAGCAGTCTGTCTAGTAGCAGCCTATACCGGCCCAAGGCCCTTTCCGCCAGTGCCACAGAGCTCTCCAACATAAGTTCTGTCAATGGTCAACCGGAGAGCAACAACAATTACTGCATcaaggaggaagaaggaggtgACTGGGAGGCAGAGAGCCCCAACAGCCATGCTCCAGCTGAACTGCCTGATCCTCCCAGTGCTGACACCGAGTGTCCCAACAAATCCTCTTCACTGTCCATGTCATTGGACAAATGCTCCATGTCTGCTCTTGCCAAACAAGAGGATGAGGACTTTTGCATTCTTTACAACAAAGACTTTGACATTTGCACAGAGACAGATGGTGAGGGTGATAGAACTCTTGATTCTGGAACCGGGAGCCCAACTAAAGTGCCACTAAGTGGAAGTACTGAACCATGCAGTGAAGATGAATCACAAAGCATTGAGCCGGCACCGAGTGTTCCACACTACACTCTCATCATCCTTACTCTTATGGTCTATGGGTGTTTTGTGTTACCGCTTCCCACTTACGTCGGAGGAGTTCTGCTTGGGATCGCTCTGGGGTTCCTTTTAGCCATTGGTGTGGTCTGGTTGACAGGACCAAAACCTTCCGACAGAAGCTTTAGACATTCCAGATTTCATGGGAAGTTCTGGAATCTGAACAAGTTGGACATTAAGGAACCAGAAATCTATAAG GGCTGGATGAATGAAATCTCGAACTACGACCCCGAGACATACCATGCCACGCTgacacagtctgtgtttgtccGGTTGGAGGGCTCCATCATTCGTCTTTCCAAACCCAATCACAACATCGCACGCCGTGCAACACACAATGAACCAAAACCTGATGTCACCTATATCAGCCAGAAGATCTATGACCTCACAAACAGCAAA GTATACGTAGTGCCTCAGAGTCTGGCCAGGAAGCGTGTATGGAACAAAAAATACCCCATCTGCATAGAACTCAGCAAACAGGATGACTTCATGTCTAAGGCCGAGGGTGACAGGTGGGAGCCCAGTGAGAGCCCCAACAtgagggacagaggagagggCGCAGGAGGAGCACAGGATCGAAGGTCTTCATCCAGCAGAGACCTGACCCTCTACCTATTTGGAAGGActgggagggagaaggaggagtggTTCCAGCGCTTTCTATCAGCGTCCAAGCTCAAGGCCGATTTGAAGAAAGCCACAAGCGTCGCAGTGTGCAAGAGCG CGCCCACGGTTCTGAACTCTCACAGTCGCAGCAGCAGCCGAGGCAGTTTGGATGAACTGGCATCTCAGCCAAAGTCAAAGGACTCCTCAGCCTCCTCATCCACAGCAGGCATTGCCAAAGCGAAGCCACTACTGGACTACAGTGTATATATGGCCTCCATGCTGCCAAACCAGGCAGCAGTGAGCCCTGCTGCTACCAGCCCTGATCCTCAGAGTCCTCAGAGCAGCCCGGGGTCTGATAAGAAG CTTCAGAGCACCACTTCAGCTCCTGTGCAGCCcagtgtggaggaggaggatgataaTGTTGCCTGGGTGAATGCGGCTCTCGGCCGGGTCTTCTGGGACTTCCTGAGCGAGCCCCACTGGGCTGAACTGGTCTCCAACAAGATTCAGATGAAACTCAGCAAGATACGG ttaCCATATTTCATGAATGAGCTAACCCTGACAGAACTGGACATGGGCTCAGCCACTCCCAGAATTCTCCGGGCGTCCAAACCCTCCATTGACTACCGAG GTCTGTGGTTTGACCTGGAGCTCTCCTACAGCGGCTCCTTCCTGATGACCCTGGAAACCAAGATGAACCTCATCCGCCTGGgcaaggagggagagagtgtcCGCTTAGGAGAATTTGGCAAAGATGG ATACAGGCCGAGGACTTACTGCCTAGCTGATAGTGATGAAGAGTCCTCCAGTGCTGGATCCTCAGATGAGGAAGACATGTCAGAGCTCTCAAATGACTCTGCAGGAGCAGAGGG ATTTGTTGGAGGTCACAAACCCAGTAAAATCATGCGGTTCGTGGACAAGATCACCAAGTCCAAATACTTCCAGAAGGCCACAGAAACAGAGTTCATCAAGAAGAAAATGGAGGAAGTGTCTAACACACCTCTTCTTCTCACTGTGGAGCTGCAGGAACTCCAGGGAACACTAGCTGTCAACATCCCTCCTCCACCCACTGACAGGATTTg